cattgttatgttatattatatatatattttttatcaagTCAATCAATCATAAATTGCAATATTAGAATACACACGATTGTGTTACTTAAATAGCATATAATGTGAAAAATTCAAgacaatatttaatttttcaggACCCACTTATGTTTACTTGGACAATACCTCCATCAGGTGGACAAACTCATGACCCTGAGGGAGTTACATAGCTAAAAGTACTATTGAATCCTTGATATTCTGAGAAATCCACTTCTTTGGACCGACTAAGTTTTGAGGTTCAGTGACCATATAGTCACCTCCCACCCAACACTCTTCTTGTCAATCACTCGGCAACTTTCCCAGCCAATTATCTGCGGAGCCCAACGTTATCTGTGTTTATGAATGTCCAAACCCCAACATTCCTTTACGCTGGTGTTAGGAACTTCTTCACATCTTTTTAAGCTGACCAATACGCTGCCAAGCTGCTTGTACGCTCTACATtgggctggaaaaaaatacatctaaaGGTGAGCCATTTTATAATTCTCAACAATTATAGTATATGGTAGTAGTGAaagttttaatatttgaaatattttagcatgttttttaaatagcttAAAATAATGAGAACTACAATTGGGGTTCACTGGTCACAAAATTAGCTACACCAGCGGAATCTGGTAATCATATAGTTGTGTTCCATTGTATTATTATAATGTATTTTCTTAAAGACAGTTGGATTTTATGGTACATAATCTCTATGACTTAAAGTGCATCATGTTAGCTTATTTTCCGtctattaaaaatgtaataatttcTGTTTGAATAATTAATACTTCCTACCTTAACAGCCTACTCCATCGTCCATGTACAATTATGAAAGGACAGAAGCACGTACAATCATTCCTTGCCATGTATGTAGTGACTTTATTGACGTTACAATCAGAAGGACAACAGCTACCAGAGGAGACGTGCACTATTCAGATCCTCGTCCCTGGCCTCAAAGGTAAAATGTAAAAGCCTTGACACATTTTAGTTTCCTTTGtattatgttgtttttctcaacAGGAGAACCGGGAGAGAAAGGACCAAAGGGAGCCCCTGGGAGACCAGGAAGAGTGGGCCCACCGGGGCAAATTGGTATAATTTTGCCATTCTAGGAAATATATACTTAGTCAttttgtgcaaacacacaaaaatgggcTAAAGATCACATTGCTCGGGTTGTTGATGTGTTGTGTGTCAAGCTAATCAGAGCTGGTCAAGTGTTTACATTTGGATGAGAAATGACCCGCACAATCCAAAGCAGTAGACATGTTTACTGAAGGCTTTAATGAGAAGTGGACCATGCTCAAGCTCATTACACACGTACAGAATTTGTTTGCTTCCATTCCAGGTAGGAATCGACATTGGGGGCGAATGACAGCTAAAAGAAAACGAGATGTGATATATTGTAGTGGTTAGGACGTCTTGCCTGTGTAGGTTTTCTCCGAGTACTCAGATAGGCTTGAGCCCACTCGGGATCCGAATGAGTTAGTTCTATAGAAGTGTGTATCGGGCAAATGTTTGTAATGAACTAATACATTTTTCTATGACCCCTCAATTTCAGGTCAACCCGGGCTTAAAGGACAGAAAGGTATTATGGGACATTATGGAAAAGTAGGACCTAGTGGAATAAAAGGTCAGTAATTCATACTTCACAAAGTTTATTTCTACTTGAGCCCACTGTGTGTACTTTGACAATGACAGCGCCACTGTCAGCTACTGTAGCGGATGTGGAATTGCACTTTATTCTTGTACGGCCTCCATGAAAAAATATTCCCCGGGGTCACATGTACCCCCCTTGGCATTGTACCATGCCTGCACCTTTATTTTAGAAGGACTGCTTTAGACAAATAATAATGTTGACTTACTTTTACAGGCATAAAGGGAGAAATGGGGGATCCAGGACCGAAAGGCCCAGATGGAGAGCCAGgtatcaaataataattgccATAGAGTTGGGATCTTAAAACCAAATGTTGATAATATATGATAATTGGGCTCATTAGGCATCCCATGTGAATGCTCACCAATAAGAAAGATGATTGGCGAAATGGACATCGTTGTGGCTCAGCTATCTTCAGACTTGAAGTTCATCAAAAATGGTaagattttgtgttttcctgaccttgagtttttgtgtgtatacGTGCTTTTGTGTATATGCACCGTATTTACCGTTGATCCTAAAAGGTTTCTTTATTACTTCACCAGTCAACAAATGTAGGCCAtgtcaaatgtgaaatttatAGAAATACAAGTGCTCATTTTTCAGCACTGCCCTCCCCTGCAGCTGTCGCTGGCATAAAAGAGACAGACAGTAAGGTGTATCTGCTGGTGAAGGAGGAGAAACGTTACTCGGATGCCGAACGCTATTGCCAGATGAGGGGAGGGCATCTAGCCATGCCCAAGGATGAGAGCGCCAACACGGCCTTGGCGGGCTACATCACTGAAGCGGGTCTAAGCAGAGTCTACATTGGCGTTCACGACCTGGACGTGGAAGGAGTGTTCACCTACGTGGACCGCTCTCCCATGTCCACCTTCAGTAAATGGAGAAAAGGTGAACCCAATAATGCTTATGACGATGAGGATTGCGTTGAAATGGTGGCTTCTGGAGAGTGGACGGATGTTGCGTGCCACCCgacaatgttttttgtatGTGAATTTGACAAGGATGTTATCTGAGTTGCCATTGGAAAAAATGGACTACAAGACTTGCATTGTtaaaatgatgcaaaaaaaattagtACCACTTTATAATACGGataaacttttgaacggtattATAAATTCATTATTTAGTAGTTGGTTTACAcatgtttgatatttttttccccatagaAAATTAAGGAAATAGAAATAACCCATTCTAATGTCAAACCATTTTGTTAACACAAGGACATTGTTAATAATACTTCTTCACTCATAGGAAATAATTTTCCCATAATAAAAACTTGATATACTGTACAGAAAATGCATGCTCatacaagtgtaaaaataaattatctgCTTCTTATTTAAAGGCAAAATGTTGTGACAAACAATCAGAAAAGAGTAGCTGTTAATATTGAAGAATAAAATGAGATTGTTTGCTCCTTTACATAACATACAAACATTTACTCTGTGATAATTAAAGTCGtattgaaaaatattgtaCCGTTTTCTAAATATCAATTACCTTTTTAAGCTTagaaagtatttatttttcctgattctttttggttttaaataataataacaacatgAAGAATTTAAATATACTAACAATTTGACTGTGTATTAATTGCAGagtgacaaaaacaagagGTCACACGCTTTGGTGTGTGTGGGATTTCCTGTTTTAAAAGATATTTTGTTTAGTTGtctcattaataataattcataataCTTTGCatctctgctgctgctgttttttttagcgTGGATGTCCCTGCTGAGGTATCCTACTGACCCctctaagaaaaaaatgaatt
Above is a genomic segment from Syngnathus acus chromosome 22, fSynAcu1.2, whole genome shotgun sequence containing:
- the colec11 gene encoding collectin-11 isoform X2, yielding MKGQKHVQSFLAMYVVTLLTLQSEGQQLPEETCTIQILVPGLKGEPGEKGPKGAPGRPGRVGPPGQIGQPGLKGQKGIMGHYGKVGPSGIKGIKGEMGDPGPKGPDGEPGIPCECSPIRKMIGEMDIVVAQLSSDLKFIKNAVAGIKETDSKVYLLVKEEKRYSDAERYCQMRGGHLAMPKDESANTALAGYITEAGLSRVYIGVHDLDVEGVFTYVDRSPMSTFSKWRKGEPNNAYDDEDCVEMVASGEWTDVACHPTMFFVCEFDKDVI
- the colec11 gene encoding collectin-11 isoform X1 → MKGQKHVQSFLAMYVVTLLTLQSEGQQLPEETCTIQILVPGLKGEPGEKGPKGAPGRPGRVGPPGQIGQPGLKGQKGIMGHYGKVGPSGIKGIKGEMGDPGPKGPDGEPGIPCECSPIRKMIGEMDIVVAQLSSDLKFIKNALPSPAAVAGIKETDSKVYLLVKEEKRYSDAERYCQMRGGHLAMPKDESANTALAGYITEAGLSRVYIGVHDLDVEGVFTYVDRSPMSTFSKWRKGEPNNAYDDEDCVEMVASGEWTDVACHPTMFFVCEFDKDVI